The genome window GCTGCCCCTCCTGTCCAACAGACTGGGAAGGATTGGGTTTGCTCAAGTGATCCCTGACTTGATCCCCAGTCACCAGTGGTTGAtctcctccagagtcctgccctgagtcacagaggcctgggagaccttgctggggaagacagaggcaaagaggaCACAGGGTATCTCAGATCTGTTTGCACCTGCTCTTCCTAAATTCAGCACTGCCCACACAGTGCCCTTTACTgttcctgaaaaagaaaacactcatCATTGTGCTCCCGAATGGCCTTTCAAGTTGAGACCGAATCACAATCTGGACCCTTACTTGGAGGATGCTGTCCTTGAAGACCATCTTGCCTGAGCTCTGTTaccatgtcccagctctgtctcccacaggaacagctccagtTCCTCCTGCCCATGCCCCAGGCTGAGGGCATTGCTGCCCACTGGGGCTGAAGCCCTTCAGCTGTGACAACAGGCAACCTCTTCCCTGCCATCAGGAAACCTGGGACCAAGTTTCTACGACCCCATTTTtgtgcaaaggctttgcttAGATCAGAGACACagctgggagagaagggagctgagTGTCTTTCCAGCCGCAAATCTAAAGACCCAGGATGAAATGCCTGAATTGAATCAACGTAACAGATCCCCCCAGCTtggagaaatgagatcattccctGTTACCTTCCTGCTGTCCTATCTAATGATGGGACAAAAATATCGATTCTCTTGCCCAGgtatttttctaacaggagctgtgacactgcaggacagaagtgtctctccccagctgagggagggaacaTCAGGGCTGGCtccagcctgtttctcagcaggttcccctggagcctcagggacacctcgagggagcccagagcgggcagagaaagcgctgccttgggctgctcctctgtcgctgagctgggctgggctcctgggacagcGTGAGCTGAGAACGAGAGGGCAGTTCGGAAAAGAGACAgctctggccaggagcagctcctctgcaaagcccagtagggctgagggcactgcctgcaggcagcaagaAGAGATAACTGAGGGAGACAGTAATCTGGagtgggagcagagctgagtgTTCTCTCCGGGAGAAATCATCACAGTCACAAATACAGTAAGTCTCTGGGTGCAGGGCAGGGCAGTCACAGTTCCTGGGAAGATCTCATAAAACTGGCCTGTGCCACAGCTTTTGGAATCCATGAGGAGGACTCTCGGAGTTTGTCTAGTGCAGAAGAGAGAGACACCGTTCTGCAGCCAGGATTCTCCACTGCACCCCCAAAGGACTGGGTGTGATGGCTGCGAGTACAGCCAGGGGTGCCCTGGGCTGTCCTTCAGCTCCCTGCCAGGAAGCTCCCTGGGCTCCTGTGGGGGGAAGGAGCGACCCccggcagggcagggcagggtcCACCTGCTCTCCAGAGGGTGCTGTGTGTGTCAGGGCTGCTCACAGCTCCAGGTCACCCCCACAGCACTTGCAGAGGGTCTTTTTGTAGAATGACATTGAGGCAGCATCTAGCTGGAAGCGATGGATTCTGTGCTTTCAGGTTTCCACTCCTGGTTAGGGCtggagggggcactggggatgagaatttatttctctgttcttgaaaGTTCTACTCCAGTTCCTGTTAGGATTTGTGtgagctgctcctcagcccctGCACACCCAGAGATGCCCCTGGGCAGGGCCCCACTGCCAGGAGGGGtctgcagggcagagctgagcACACTGTGTGTGGGGTGGGCTCTGCTAGCACAGACAGGGAGGAGATCCAGGGACAGAGAAATAGCTCCCAGCAGCGACAAGATCCAGAAAGCAGAGACTTGGGCAGGGATGGAAAAGGATCTGCTTCCATTAACACCATGGGAAGGGGTATTGGGTCATCTCCCTGCCACCCCCTGCAGTGCAGACATCTAGGATGGAGCAAACCTGCCCTCTGCTGTCCCACCTCTTCTCCTCAGGCCATGGCTGGTCAGTAACCTCAGCACCCTCATCACTTCAAAGTAGAAATTACCAACCCCCTGActgtctgtgtctctgctgGCTCcctctgcagcagtgctgtgcatgtctccctcttccccctcctgaCTTTGCTCACCCGAACCttctgggatggggtttgggttaAGCTGTAGCTCAAAGACCAGTCCTGTGGGTCCTGCCATGCAGGCATAGCCATGGGAGTAAAGACTCAAATCCCTCTCCTAACTGACAGGTTCAAGCAATGCAAATGAGCAGATTCTCCTTACAGGACATCTCGCATTTGTGACATTTGATTCTTTGCTTGCAGGGTGCTGCTGTGCTTCAGGCTGCCCTCCAGAAGGGCAGAGCTCTCCCATGGTGTCTCGGTGTCATCTGGCAGTCCCTCGGGGAAGACACCTCACACTAAAGCCATGGAAGTGCTGCTCATCGTCTGTGTGGAGGAAGCAGCAATGAGCCCTCTGTGTCCCTGCTGTGAGGGGAGAGCTGAGATCCCCCTCCAGTAGGATGGGGTGAGGCTATTTGGAGATCTGCACTGGGAAAAATGGATTCCTCTGCTCCCAGAAGTGCCAGTTTCTTTGGCTGGGAACACTCAAGTGCAAAAATTCTCCAGAATAGGTCAGCTGAGACCAGAGCTGATGGACAGACTGGCTGTGCTCACTCTGCAGGAAGGGACAGTCGGTTTGCCTGTCAGGACCCAGGAGATTTCACTCCTGGGTGGGGGTGGTTTTGCGGGATGTGTCTTTGATTTTGCTGAAAGAAGTCTCTCCTAACTTGTtatgttcttctccttcttggACAGCGTCCTAtgcccagaggcagcagatgtccaacagcagctccatcacccagttcctcctcctggcattcacAGACACACGGAAGCTGCAGttcttgcacttctggctctttctgggcatctacctggctgccctcctgggcaacggcctcatcatcaccaccgtcgcctgtgaccaccacctccacacccccatgtacttcttcctcctcaacctttCACTTCTTGATGTGGGCGCCATCTCaaccactgtccccaaatccatagccaattccctctgggacaccagggccatcTCCTACATGGGATGTGTTGCTCAAGTCCTCTTTGTGTTGTTCTTATTTGGTGCAGAATATTCTCTTCTGACTGTCATGTCCTACGACCGCcacgttgccatctgcaaacccctgcactacgggaccctcctgagcagcagagcttgtgtccacatggcagcagctgcctggggtgctgggtttctctatgctctgctgcacacggccaatacattttccctgctcCTCTGCAAGGACAATGCTCTgcaccagttcttctgtgaaattccacagatcctcaagctctcctgctcagatTCCTACCTCAGGGAGGTTGGGCTTCTGGTGTTTGGTGCCTGTTTAGCATCtggatgttttgttttccttgtggtgtcctatgtgcagatcttcagggctgtgctgaggatcccctctGAGCAGGGATGGCAGAAAGCCTTTTCcacgtgcctccctcacctggctgtggtctccctTTTTATAAGCACTGCAGGGTTTGCCTATCTGaaacctccttccttctcctctccactCTTGGACCTGGTGGTGTCATTGCTGTACTCTGTGgtgcctccagcactgaaccccctcatctacagcttgaggaatcagcagctcaaggatgcagtgtggaaactAATAACTGGATGGTTCTATCAAGCAATAAACTGCTCATCATCTTCTCCATAGCAGTTATCATGCAACTCATGGCAGGTCCAGACTGGCTTCTCTGTTGGTTGTTGGTGTGCTGGTTTTTCACTTGTGAAATGTCTTCACTGTCTCCCTGCGTGATGTGATGGAGAACACCTGCAGCTGCTTGCTGGATGATGCAAAGCTGGGTGGAGGCCTCCAACAACCCCATCTGGTTCACCCTGCTCTGAGCATGAGAAAGAGATAAGAGGATGCTCAAGGCTTTCTTCAGACCCGAGTTATTCTAGGATTCAGTGAATATTTCCCTTGAGAgattttgccttgatttttgAAGACAGACTTGGTGGAGggagaattaaaattaaagagtCAAAACCAGGAGATATAAAATGTGTCAACACAAACACAGCAGTTCCTGTGAAGGAT of Phaenicophaeus curvirostris isolate KB17595 unplaced genomic scaffold, BPBGC_Pcur_1.0 scaffold_71, whole genome shotgun sequence contains these proteins:
- the LOC138734308 gene encoding olfactory receptor 14A16-like; protein product: MSNSSSITQFLLLAFTDTRKLQFLHFWLFLGIYLAALLGNGLIITTVACDHHLHTPMYFFLLNLSLLDVGAISTTVPKSIANSLWDTRAISYMGCVAQVLFVLFLFGAEYSLLTVMSYDRHVAICKPLHYGTLLSSRACVHMAAAAWGAGFLYALLHTANTFSLLLCKDNALHQFFCEIPQILKLSCSDSYLREVGLLVFGACLASGCFVFLVVSYVQIFRAVLRIPSEQGWQKAFSTCLPHLAVVSLFISTAGFAYLKPPSFSSPLLDLVVSLLYSVVPPALNPLIYSLRNQQLKDAVWKLITGWFYQAINCSSSSP